Proteins found in one Zea mays cultivar B73 chromosome 1, Zm-B73-REFERENCE-NAM-5.0, whole genome shotgun sequence genomic segment:
- the LOC103645721 gene encoding cinnamoyl-CoA reductase-like SNL6 translates to MKRVVFTSSVTAVVWSGAGAHREEVADERSWSDLAFCRKFKLWHALAKTLSEKTAWALAMDRGVDMVAINAGMLLAAPGPGLGLGLTAAHPYLKGAPDMYDGGVLATVDVGFLADAHVAAYESPTAYARYLCFSNAVCRPEDAVKLAQMLSPAPPRSSPPSDELKVIPQRIQGKKLNKLMLEFASGVYGELD, encoded by the exons ATGAAGCGGGTCGTCTTCACCTCCTCCGTCACCGCCGTCGTCTGGAGCGGCGCCGGCGCCCACAGGGAGGAGGTCGCCGACGAGAGGAGCTGGAGCGACCTCGCCTTCTGCAGGAAGTTCAAG CTGTGGCACGCCCTGGCCAAGACGCTGTCGGAGAAGACGGCGTGGGCGCTGGCCATGGACCGGGGCGTCGACATGGTGGCCATCAACGCCGGCATGCTGCTGGCCGCCCCCGGGcccgggctcgggctcgggctcaccGCCGCGCACCCCTACCTCAAGGGCGCCCCCGACATGTACGACGGCGGCGTCCTCGCCACCGTCGACGTCGGTTTCTTGGCCGACGCGCACGTCGCCGCCTACGAGTCCCCCACCGCCTACGCCCGCTACCTCTGCTTCAGCAACGCCGTCTGCCGCCCCGAGGACGCCGTCAAGCTCGCCCAGATGCTCTCGCCGGCGCCGCCACGCTCGTCGCCACC CAGCGACGAACTGAAGGTGATACCACAGAGGATCCAGGGCAAGAAGCTGAACAAGCTCATGCTGGAGTTCGCCAGCGGGGTATACGGGGAGCTGGACTAG